A part of Desulfobacter sp. genomic DNA contains:
- the fliG gene encoding flagellar motor switch protein FliG: protein MAKDFDPKNLTGCQKAAVFLMVMGEVYATSVFEKMTEQEIADIAFEMSKIDHITPEMLKGVSEEFVEKFEGDTKMIVEGDTFIKNVVSKTLKENEAKAILEDLEKKKQDKPFIWSRNVNVGTLAAYVEGEHPQTIAMILAHMPAEISSEILMTLPDEQKGDIAMRIAKLGQISEDVVRDVDRALKYELSGAVGPGGKAGGLEVLVDIINGVDKSTEDSVMEYVEEDDAEMANEIRNLMFVFEDLTGIDDTAMREILKKVEGQQLTYALKTATEEMKDKIFSNLSQRAGEMLKDDLEAMGPVRLAEVEEAQQAVVRAAKELEADGTITLGKGKDDVLV, encoded by the coding sequence ATGGCAAAGGATTTTGATCCGAAAAATTTGACCGGCTGCCAGAAAGCCGCCGTGTTTCTCATGGTCATGGGGGAGGTTTACGCCACCTCGGTGTTCGAGAAAATGACGGAGCAGGAGATTGCGGATATCGCCTTTGAAATGTCCAAGATCGATCACATCACCCCGGAAATGCTCAAAGGGGTATCCGAGGAATTTGTGGAAAAATTCGAAGGGGATACCAAAATGATCGTGGAGGGGGATACCTTTATCAAGAACGTGGTGTCCAAGACCCTCAAGGAAAACGAGGCCAAAGCCATCCTGGAAGACCTGGAAAAGAAAAAACAGGACAAGCCCTTTATCTGGAGCCGGAATGTCAATGTCGGCACCCTGGCTGCCTATGTGGAAGGGGAGCATCCCCAGACCATCGCCATGATCCTGGCCCACATGCCGGCGGAAATCTCCTCGGAAATTTTGATGACGCTGCCCGACGAGCAGAAGGGTGATATTGCCATGCGTATTGCCAAACTGGGACAGATATCCGAGGATGTGGTCCGGGATGTGGACCGGGCCCTGAAGTATGAACTCTCCGGAGCCGTAGGTCCCGGGGGCAAGGCCGGCGGCCTGGAAGTGCTGGTGGATATCATCAATGGGGTGGATAAATCCACCGAAGATTCGGTCATGGAATATGTGGAAGAAGATGATGCCGAAATGGCCAACGAAATCCGGAACCTCATGTTTGTATTTGAGGATCTCACCGGTATAGACGATACGGCCATGAGGGAAATCCTCAAGAAGGTTGAAGGCCAGCAGCTTACCTACGCCCTGAAGACCGCCACCGAAGAGATGAAGGACAAGATATTCTCCAACCTCTCCCAGCGGGCCGGTGAAATGCTTAAAGACGACCTTGAGGCCATGGGGCCTGTCCGCCTGGCCGAAGTTGAAGAGGCCCAGCAGGCAGTGGTCCGGGCAGCCAAGGAGCTTGAGGCCGACGGCACCATAACCCTGGGCAAAGGAAAGGATGATGTCCTTGTCTGA
- the fliF gene encoding flagellar M-ring protein FliF yields MNPVVERIITTLKELSLVRKIILGVLVLSVIAGFTTMFIWTNKTQFKAAYTGLTREDAAAVVEHLKSANTPYRITGDGTTIMVPESIVYDVRLSMAKEGIPKGGGVGYEIFDKTEFGTTEFVQKINKKRALQGELARTIKAFDEVKNARVMIVLPKESVFVEETKQPSASILLELNSDLDKEKVASIAHLVASAVQDLTPKLVTIVDTAGRILFEGKSEEEQARIDAENLADAQYQYKVRFEENLTRRIQTMLERIVGKDKAIVRVTTEMDFSKNNMNEEIYDPFERGGEFIRSRKNKAEKVVQVTEDIGIPSSVNPITDENPPGEQTNERVNKSDDTVNYEISRRVRETQKPMATLTRVSVAAVVDGRYEFKTNEAGETSRAYVPRSVEEMNQFKNIVVNAMGYNEDRSDQVSMECFPFAPIGELDGAAPKLTGWKMVQKEYGRLIANLLLVLVLFLFIIRPIIKTVKDIKVTVEQEALPSPEELALLEEEEKQPKFEEMDADQQREFLEMMTEDQKEEFIRKMTVSERAAYLANMPPTEKARFYANQDLFKTVNIIKGWVSETTEEEED; encoded by the coding sequence ATGAACCCCGTAGTCGAAAGAATCATAACGACCTTAAAGGAATTGTCCCTGGTCCGTAAAATCATTCTGGGGGTGCTGGTACTCTCCGTGATTGCCGGATTCACCACCATGTTCATCTGGACCAACAAGACCCAGTTCAAGGCCGCATACACCGGTTTGACCCGGGAGGACGCCGCTGCCGTGGTCGAGCACCTCAAATCCGCCAATACCCCCTACCGGATCACCGGAGACGGCACCACCATCATGGTGCCTGAATCCATTGTTTATGATGTCCGGCTGTCCATGGCCAAGGAAGGGATTCCCAAAGGCGGGGGCGTGGGGTATGAAATTTTTGATAAGACTGAATTCGGCACCACCGAGTTTGTCCAGAAAATCAACAAGAAACGGGCACTTCAGGGAGAACTGGCCCGGACCATCAAGGCCTTTGACGAGGTGAAAAACGCCAGGGTGATGATCGTGCTGCCCAAGGAATCGGTGTTTGTGGAGGAAACCAAACAGCCCTCGGCCTCTATCCTGCTGGAACTCAATTCAGATCTGGACAAGGAAAAGGTGGCCTCCATCGCCCATCTGGTGGCCTCTGCGGTCCAGGATCTCACCCCCAAGTTGGTCACCATCGTGGATACGGCGGGGCGGATTCTTTTCGAGGGCAAATCCGAAGAAGAGCAGGCGCGGATTGATGCGGAGAACCTGGCCGATGCCCAATACCAGTACAAGGTCAGGTTTGAGGAAAACCTCACCCGCAGGATCCAGACCATGCTGGAGCGCATCGTGGGCAAGGACAAGGCCATTGTCCGGGTGACCACGGAGATGGATTTTTCCAAAAATAATATGAATGAGGAGATCTACGATCCCTTTGAACGGGGCGGGGAGTTTATCAGAAGCCGGAAAAACAAAGCGGAAAAAGTGGTCCAGGTCACCGAGGATATCGGTATCCCCTCCAGCGTCAATCCCATTACAGATGAAAATCCGCCCGGAGAGCAGACCAACGAGCGGGTAAACAAAAGCGACGATACGGTCAACTATGAAATTTCAAGGCGGGTTCGGGAGACCCAGAAGCCCATGGCAACCCTGACCCGGGTTTCCGTGGCCGCCGTGGTGGACGGCCGGTACGAATTCAAAACCAATGAGGCCGGAGAGACCAGCCGGGCCTATGTGCCCAGGTCCGTTGAGGAGATGAACCAGTTCAAGAATATTGTGGTCAATGCCATGGGCTACAATGAAGACCGCAGCGACCAGGTGTCCATGGAATGCTTCCCCTTTGCTCCCATCGGCGAGCTGGACGGGGCCGCGCCCAAGCTCACGGGCTGGAAAATGGTCCAGAAGGAATATGGCCGGCTTATTGCCAACCTTCTGCTGGTTCTGGTATTATTCCTCTTCATTATCCGTCCCATTATCAAGACGGTGAAGGATATCAAGGTCACTGTGGAACAGGAAGCCCTGCCGTCGCCCGAGGAACTGGCCCTGCTTGAGGAAGAGGAAAAACAGCCCAAGTTCGAGGAAATGGATGCGGATCAGCAGCGCGAATTCCTTGAAATGATGACCGAAGACCAGAAAGAGGAATTCATCAGAAAGATGACGGTCAGCGAGCGGGCCGCTTATCTGGCCAATATGCCGCCAACGGAAAAGGCCAGATTCTACGCCAACCAGGATCTGTTCAAGACGGTGAACATCATCAAGGGATGGGTCAGCGAAACCACAGAGGAAGAAGAGGACTAA
- the fliE gene encoding flagellar hook-basal body complex protein FliE, protein MAGINKINSGMTNLHREPVNKRVERRNPEFSQRLKSAVLEVNDKQHIADDSVEAVIQGRMGIHEGMLALGKASTTLKVLAQVRNKAMTAYNEIMRMQV, encoded by the coding sequence ATGGCCGGTATAAACAAAATTAATTCGGGAATGACCAACCTTCACCGGGAACCGGTGAACAAGCGGGTGGAGCGGCGGAATCCGGAATTTTCCCAGCGGTTGAAATCCGCTGTCCTCGAAGTAAATGACAAACAGCACATTGCCGACGATTCCGTGGAAGCCGTAATCCAGGGCCGCATGGGTATCCATGAAGGGATGTTGGCCTTGGGCAAGGCAAGCACCACCCTCAAAGTGCTGGCCCAGGTGAGAAACAAGGCCATGACGGCCTATAATGAAATCATGCGCATGCAGGTATAG
- a CDS encoding flagellar biosynthesis/type III secretory pathway protein — protein sequence MSLSDKNTPNTVPDDGFKPMDLGALESFEKEVSVKSPETEPDYDRFKLLFDPEEEEKEEEVSFEALYKVTREIKQELFEPLIEGTDTEENGAPDTTPDPESDSSEGRDAPPEKTPEELGFEQGYQDGLARGQEEGRAAGETKGFEEGFAKGEAQGREKGEADGFAKGQEEGFQQGLEEGLEAGRTEVRAQTEDVLGPLKESLETADGLLDRMLVRYEGQLIELVYKIAEKAVAAKVDTDDEIVRHTIIDAMKGLVAPEEITLNVSTEDYEYVEMVKEVFFESIRSLNHVAVNSDPMIPKGGCRIESAGAVIATDPESKLAAVYDAVVGASRS from the coding sequence ATGTCCTTGTCTGATAAGAATACACCCAATACGGTTCCGGACGATGGGTTCAAGCCAATGGATCTGGGGGCCCTGGAGAGTTTTGAAAAGGAAGTCTCGGTAAAATCCCCGGAAACCGAACCGGATTACGACAGGTTCAAGCTCCTGTTCGATCCGGAGGAGGAGGAAAAAGAGGAGGAAGTCTCCTTTGAGGCGCTTTATAAGGTAACCCGTGAAATCAAGCAGGAGTTGTTCGAGCCCCTGATAGAGGGGACGGATACGGAAGAAAATGGTGCACCGGACACGACGCCGGACCCGGAATCGGATTCGTCAGAGGGTCGGGATGCCCCGCCGGAAAAAACTCCGGAAGAGCTGGGATTTGAACAGGGATACCAGGACGGGCTTGCCCGGGGACAGGAAGAGGGCAGGGCTGCTGGGGAAACCAAAGGCTTTGAGGAGGGCTTTGCCAAGGGAGAGGCCCAGGGCAGGGAAAAAGGAGAGGCCGACGGGTTTGCCAAGGGCCAGGAAGAGGGCTTTCAGCAGGGCCTGGAAGAGGGGCTTGAGGCCGGCCGAACTGAGGTCCGTGCCCAGACCGAGGATGTCCTGGGGCCTTTGAAAGAGAGCCTGGAAACCGCGGACGGGCTGTTGGACCGGATGCTGGTACGGTATGAGGGGCAACTCATTGAACTGGTATATAAAATTGCAGAAAAAGCTGTGGCCGCCAAGGTGGATACCGATGACGAAATCGTCCGTCACACCATTATTGATGCCATGAAAGGCCTTGTGGCCCCGGAAGAGATCACCCTCAATGTCTCCACTGAAGATTATGAGTATGTGGAAATGGTTAAAGAGGTCTTTTTCGAATCCATCCGCTCGTTGAATCATGTGGCTGTGAATTCTGATCCCATGATTCCCAAGGGGGGATGCCGCATCGAAAGTGCCGGGGCCGTCATTGCCACGGATCCGGAATCAAAGCTGGCCGCAGTTTATGATGCGGTGGTGGGGGCCTCCCGGTCATGA
- a CDS encoding sigma-54-dependent Fis family transcriptional regulator, whose product MPGQRVFLIIENPKDRMNYTALLEGLGFLVDAVPDGGSASALLNENKPRIVVADDATPDFSALEFLKAADAAHPQCRTIIITPEPDVDYAVALMKAGAVDYLIKPVDPRQLELSVRKALTMGGAEAAPAREKKSSQKKKKVRIITSDTKMKQLLGLAERVADSSASVLIQGESGTGKELFARFLHEKSGRRDRPFIAVNCAALPENLLESELFGHEKGAFTGALSRKIGKFELADKGTLFLDEITEMQFHLQSKLLRVLQEKVVDRVGGTQSVDVDVRVIATTNRDAKSAVDNKEFREDLFYRLNTIPLVIPPLRERFGDMNLLCEFFIEKYCRIDGRDVRGLTPEAVAQLSAHGFPGNVRELENIIHRAVLLAQSDRITPQDLLMDGVAPATGLTAETHEEQAFEVPAGSLKEMEQKMIFKTLDTTEGNRTHAAKILGISVRTLRNKLNEYKETS is encoded by the coding sequence ATGCCTGGACAGAGAGTATTCCTCATCATTGAAAATCCAAAAGACAGGATGAATTACACGGCCCTGCTGGAGGGGTTGGGCTTTCTGGTGGATGCCGTGCCCGACGGCGGTTCTGCATCTGCCCTTCTTAATGAGAACAAGCCCCGGATCGTGGTGGCCGATGACGCCACTCCGGATTTTTCAGCCCTTGAATTTTTAAAGGCGGCGGATGCCGCCCATCCGCAGTGCCGAACCATTATCATCACCCCCGAGCCGGATGTGGATTATGCCGTGGCCCTGATGAAAGCCGGGGCCGTGGATTACCTTATTAAGCCGGTGGATCCCCGGCAGCTTGAACTCAGTGTCCGCAAGGCCCTGACAATGGGAGGGGCGGAGGCGGCCCCGGCACGTGAAAAAAAATCCTCTCAAAAAAAGAAAAAGGTCCGGATTATCACCAGCGATACCAAAATGAAGCAATTGCTGGGCCTTGCGGAACGGGTGGCCGATTCCAGCGCTTCTGTCCTCATCCAGGGGGAGAGTGGTACGGGCAAGGAATTGTTTGCCCGGTTCCTCCATGAAAAAAGCGGGCGCAGGGACCGGCCCTTTATTGCAGTGAACTGTGCGGCCCTGCCGGAAAACCTTTTGGAAAGTGAATTGTTCGGCCATGAAAAAGGAGCCTTTACAGGCGCCCTGTCCAGAAAGATAGGCAAATTCGAACTGGCGGACAAGGGCACCCTGTTTCTGGATGAGATCACGGAAATGCAGTTCCATCTGCAGTCCAAGCTGCTGCGGGTTCTCCAGGAAAAGGTGGTGGACCGTGTGGGCGGCACCCAGTCCGTTGATGTGGATGTCCGTGTCATTGCCACCACCAACCGGGATGCCAAATCCGCAGTGGACAATAAAGAGTTCAGGGAGGATCTGTTTTACCGGCTCAACACCATCCCCCTGGTAATTCCTCCCCTGAGGGAACGGTTCGGCGATATGAATCTGCTCTGTGAGTTTTTCATTGAGAAATACTGTCGGATTGACGGGCGGGACGTCAGAGGATTGACGCCGGAGGCCGTGGCCCAGCTGTCGGCCCATGGATTCCCTGGCAATGTCCGGGAACTGGAAAATATTATCCACCGGGCAGTGCTGCTGGCCCAGTCCGACCGGATCACCCCCCAGGATCTGCTCATGGACGGGGTGGCTCCGGCGACGGGACTGACCGCTGAAACCCACGAAGAACAGGCCTTTGAGGTTCCCGCCGGCTCCTTGAAAGAGATGGAGCAGAAGATGATTTTCAAGACCCTTGACACCACTGAGGGCAACCGCACCCACGCTGCGAAGATTCTCGGTATCAGCGTCCGCACCCTGCGAAACAAACTCAACGAATATAAAGAAACTTCCTGA
- the flgB gene encoding flagellar basal body rod protein FlgB: MADSRIFGRTHQMISKSLDISAKRHNLISSNIANMDTIGYTPSDLDFQSALKRAMTGSEPDYMAKTHEKHLSFNDGRRPYEVRGEDSEDVDIHHLDSVNIDTEMMHLMENNIKYKSTAEMLLRKAAILNYAIEEGGK; encoded by the coding sequence ATGGCAGATTCGAGAATCTTCGGTCGTACCCACCAGATGATATCCAAAAGCCTGGATATCTCTGCCAAACGGCATAATTTGATTTCAAGCAATATCGCCAATATGGATACCATCGGGTACACCCCCAGCGACCTGGATTTCCAGAGCGCCCTGAAGCGGGCCATGACCGGCTCCGAACCCGACTATATGGCGAAGACCCATGAAAAACACCTTTCCTTTAACGATGGCCGCCGTCCCTATGAGGTGCGGGGGGAAGACAGCGAGGATGTGGATATCCACCATCTGGATTCGGTGAACATCGATACCGAGATGATGCACCTGATGGAAAACAATATCAAATATAAATCAACCGCGGAGATGCTGCTGAGAAAGGCGGCCATCCTCAATTACGCCATTGAAGAAGGAGGTAAATAA
- the flgC gene encoding flagellar basal body rod protein FlgC gives MDLMNAAKISGTALAAHRTKLNVIAENLANVDTTRTEEGGPYRRKMVVFKGSSIDSFESVIEKNMKKKQVGGPIEFSPIELDGEVKPNKGDGVKVDQIVRSQEDFALVYNPAHPDADPDTGYVKMPNVDHLTEIADMMVARRSYEASVTALSTTKDMVAKALEIGK, from the coding sequence ATGGATTTGATGAATGCGGCAAAAATCAGCGGCACAGCCCTGGCGGCCCACCGGACGAAGCTCAACGTGATTGCCGAGAACCTGGCCAACGTGGATACCACCCGCACTGAAGAGGGCGGGCCCTACCGCCGGAAAATGGTGGTATTCAAGGGCTCCTCCATTGATTCCTTTGAAAGCGTGATCGAAAAAAATATGAAGAAAAAACAAGTCGGCGGGCCCATTGAGTTTTCCCCCATTGAATTGGACGGAGAGGTGAAACCGAATAAGGGCGACGGGGTGAAGGTGGATCAGATCGTCCGGTCCCAGGAAGATTTTGCCCTGGTATACAATCCGGCCCATCCCGATGCAGATCCGGATACCGGATACGTGAAAATGCCCAATGTGGACCATCTGACCGAAATTGCGGATATGATGGTGGCACGAAGGAGCTATGAAGCCAGTGTTACGGCCTTATCCACCACCAAGGACATGGTGGCCAAGGCTCTGGAAATCGGCAAATAA